In Pseudonocardia sp. DSM 110487, the sequence GCGCCTACCACTACGTCTACGGCCGCCCCGTCGATTCCGCCGCGCTCACCGCCGACTGGCAGCGATGGCTCGAGAAGATCACCGAAGAGGGGAAGTCATGAGTGAGAACTGGAAGCCCGGCACGTTCGTGCACCTGGACCTGACCGTGCCCGACGCGCCCGGCATGCGGGACTTCTACTCCGCAGTGGTCGGCTGGAAGCCCGAACCGCTCGGAGGGGACTGGCTGATGCTCGCGCCCGACGGCACCCCCGCGACCGGGATCTGCCACGCGCGCGGCGAGAACGCCGACCTGCCGCCACAGTGGCTGGCCTACATCGCCGTCGACGACCTCGACGCGTGCCTCGCCGCGGCGCGGGAGCACGGCGGCGAGGTGGTGGCGGGGCCCAAGGGTGAGGGCGAGGGCGGCTACGCGGTGATCCGCGACCCCGAGGGCGCCGTGCTCGCGCTCATCCAGCGGGGAACGACCTGCGCCACGTAGCCCACGCCCGGGCGAAGTTCTCCGGTTTCGGGCCGCCAATGCGGCGCGCCCGATCACCGACGGCCGATACTGACGATCATGCGTGCTCGGGTGGTGCAGTGGGGGGTGGCCGCCCTCGCGCTCGCGCTCGGTGTGTGGGGTGTCGTGCCCACGGACCCGCCCGCCAGCTGTGCCGGTGGGGAGACCCGCGCGGTGTGGATCGCCACCGTGCAGAACATCGACTGGCCCAGCAAGCCGGGGCTCCCCGCCGCCGAGCAGCAGCGGGAGTACCGCACGCTGCTCGACGACGTGCGGCGGCACGGGCTGAACACGGTGATCGTGCAGGTACGCCCCACCGCGGACGCCCTGTGGC encodes:
- a CDS encoding VOC family protein; translated protein: MSENWKPGTFVHLDLTVPDAPGMRDFYSAVVGWKPEPLGGDWLMLAPDGTPATGICHARGENADLPPQWLAYIAVDDLDACLAAAREHGGEVVAGPKGEGEGGYAVIRDPEGAVLALIQRGTTCAT